From one Nonomuraea polychroma genomic stretch:
- a CDS encoding sensor histidine kinase, which yields MLTTACVALSSLAFVAGHVLARRRTRRDPLPEGRCREEATFATLHIAAMAAPALRTGLNRDSARKAVRHLRALLGTRAVAITSTEAALAWDGPCTDDVVTYARAALAAGRPQVFAGQPHAAVVVPLTVDGTVVGTLAAFGDEISAALVRTVTEVGRWVSGQLELAELDTSRRRALEAEMRALRAQISPHFIYNALTTIASFVRTDPKRARELLLDFADFARYALRQAHDFTTLADELTCVDHYLLLERARFGDKLRFSMQVAPEVLPVPVPFLCLQPLVENAIKHGMRGRRGTGEVRVVVRDAGPEAHITVEDDGAGMDPECARRMLDENPAREGSGIGLANVDQRMRQIYGDGYGLVVETALGAGTKVRLRVPKTQFSSL from the coding sequence ATGCTGACCACCGCGTGCGTGGCGCTGTCCAGCCTGGCCTTCGTCGCCGGCCACGTCCTCGCCCGAAGGCGGACCCGCCGCGACCCGCTGCCGGAGGGCCGGTGCAGGGAGGAGGCGACGTTCGCCACGCTGCACATCGCCGCGATGGCCGCCCCGGCTCTGCGCACGGGGCTCAACCGCGACTCCGCGCGCAAGGCCGTACGTCACCTGCGCGCGTTGCTCGGCACCCGCGCCGTCGCGATCACCTCGACCGAGGCCGCGCTGGCCTGGGACGGTCCGTGCACGGACGACGTGGTCACCTATGCCCGCGCCGCGCTGGCCGCCGGGCGGCCGCAGGTGTTCGCGGGGCAGCCCCACGCGGCCGTCGTGGTGCCGCTGACCGTGGACGGCACGGTCGTGGGCACGCTGGCGGCCTTCGGCGACGAGATCAGCGCCGCGCTCGTGCGTACCGTGACCGAGGTCGGCCGGTGGGTCTCCGGCCAGCTGGAACTGGCCGAGCTGGACACCTCGCGGCGGCGGGCGCTCGAGGCCGAGATGCGCGCGCTGCGCGCCCAGATCTCGCCGCACTTCATCTACAACGCGCTGACGACGATCGCCTCGTTCGTGCGCACGGACCCCAAGCGCGCCCGTGAGCTGCTGCTGGACTTCGCCGACTTCGCCCGCTACGCGCTGCGCCAGGCGCACGACTTCACCACGCTGGCCGACGAGCTGACCTGCGTGGACCATTACCTGCTGCTGGAGCGTGCCCGCTTCGGTGACAAGCTGCGCTTCAGCATGCAGGTGGCGCCGGAGGTGCTGCCCGTTCCCGTGCCGTTCCTGTGCCTGCAGCCGCTGGTCGAGAATGCCATCAAGCACGGCATGCGCGGCCGCCGCGGCACCGGCGAGGTGCGGGTCGTGGTGCGGGACGCCGGCCCCGAGGCGCACATCACGGTCGAGGACGACGGCGCCGGGATGGACCCCGAGTGCGCCAGGCGCATGCTGGACGAGAACCCCGCCCGCGAGGGCAGCGGCATCGGGCTGGCGAACGTGGACCAGCGGATGCGCCAGATCTACGGCGACGGCTACGGGCTCGTCGTCGAGACCGCGCTGGGCGCCGGCACCAAGGTGCGG
- a CDS encoding YiaA/YiaB family inner membrane protein: protein MTKPIQPTQTTAFYIQAILSFAVSLTSVVIALVYLPVEGWIRAFLGLGLLYVVTSTVTLCKVVRDRQELAEVSKRVDQARLDKLLTEHDPFKVDA, encoded by the coding sequence ATGACGAAGCCCATCCAGCCCACGCAGACCACCGCGTTCTACATCCAGGCGATCCTGTCGTTCGCCGTCTCGCTGACCTCCGTGGTGATCGCCCTGGTCTACCTGCCCGTCGAGGGGTGGATCAGGGCGTTCCTGGGGCTCGGCCTCCTCTACGTGGTCACCTCCACGGTCACGCTGTGCAAGGTGGTCCGCGACCGCCAGGAGCTGGCCGAGGTCAGCAAGCGCGTCGACCAGGCCAGGCTCGACAAGCTGCTGACCGAGCACGACCCGTTCAAGGTCGACGCCTGA
- a CDS encoding lactonase family protein, translated as MKTLRIGGYGPGIVTVGRGLTPAASPSFLAAHPALPVVYAVGELDHGRLTAFDARGDLQPLQERPSEGSLPCHVAVDPTGSLLAVANYGDGTAIICRLDSGGAFDGDPIVLRHKGSGPNAERQEGPHAHQSVFHDGLLHISDLGTDEIRRYRYDGTPVEPIVLHPGTGPRHFAFAGSRLYVAGELDGAVTLIDGDWRTVAPASRHEGEENYPSHLQLEGDLVYVANRGPNTIAVLRADDLSLVAEVPTGGDWPRHFAIDGDRMYVANQRSNAVTVFTLRDGVPEPTGEAYEAESPACVLIT; from the coding sequence GTGAAGACCTTGCGCATAGGCGGATACGGCCCAGGAATCGTCACTGTCGGCCGCGGCCTCACCCCAGCGGCGTCGCCGTCGTTCCTGGCCGCCCATCCCGCCCTGCCCGTGGTCTATGCGGTGGGCGAGCTCGACCACGGCCGGCTGACCGCCTTTGACGCGCGCGGCGACCTCCAGCCGCTGCAGGAGCGGCCCAGCGAGGGCTCGCTGCCCTGTCACGTCGCCGTCGATCCCACGGGGAGCCTGCTCGCGGTGGCCAACTACGGCGACGGCACGGCGATCATCTGCCGGCTCGACTCCGGCGGGGCGTTCGACGGCGACCCGATCGTGCTGCGTCACAAGGGCTCCGGCCCCAACGCCGAGCGTCAGGAGGGGCCGCATGCCCACCAGTCCGTCTTCCACGACGGCCTGCTGCACATCTCCGACCTCGGCACGGACGAGATCCGCCGCTACCGCTACGACGGCACCCCGGTGGAGCCGATCGTCCTGCACCCGGGCACGGGCCCGCGCCACTTCGCCTTCGCCGGCTCGCGCCTGTACGTGGCCGGCGAGCTGGACGGCGCCGTCACCCTCATCGACGGCGACTGGCGCACGGTCGCGCCCGCCTCCCGCCACGAGGGCGAGGAGAACTACCCGTCACATCTGCAGCTGGAGGGCGACCTGGTCTACGTGGCCAACCGCGGCCCCAACACGATCGCGGTGCTGCGTGCCGACGACCTGTCCCTGGTGGCCGAGGTGCCCACGGGCGGCGACTGGCCCCGGCACTTCGCCATCGACGGCGACCGCATGTACGTGGCCAACCAGCGCTCCAACGCCGTCACCGTCTTCACGCTGCGCGACGGCGTGCCGGAGCCGACCGGCGAGGCGTACGAGGCCGAGAGCCCGGCCTGCGTGCTGATCACGTAG
- a CDS encoding sulfite oxidase-like oxidoreductase, with protein sequence MRQVRGVIVEESRLPPGQYVPRGRPVIHYGRVPRFKPESWDFRVFGATASGEEHRFTWSEFEALPRTTRIADFHCVTKFSLMANEWSGVAPATILAAAPPDPGVRHVMIWAEYGYSANLRMSDFTAPDTLFAMELDEKPLSPDRGHPLRIVVPHLYAWKSVKWVRGIEYLLEDRRGFWEERGYHNIADPWREQRYSYQEEPGDGPL encoded by the coding sequence ATGAGACAGGTGAGGGGAGTGATCGTGGAGGAGTCGCGCCTGCCGCCAGGCCAGTACGTCCCGCGCGGCCGACCCGTGATCCACTACGGCAGGGTGCCGCGGTTCAAGCCGGAGAGCTGGGACTTCCGCGTCTTCGGCGCCACCGCCTCGGGGGAGGAGCACCGCTTCACCTGGAGCGAGTTCGAGGCGCTGCCCCGGACGACCCGCATCGCCGACTTCCACTGCGTCACCAAGTTCTCCCTCATGGCCAACGAGTGGAGTGGCGTCGCGCCGGCCACGATCCTGGCGGCAGCCCCGCCCGACCCCGGCGTGCGGCACGTGATGATCTGGGCCGAGTACGGCTACAGCGCCAACCTCCGCATGTCCGACTTCACCGCGCCCGACACGCTGTTCGCCATGGAACTGGACGAGAAGCCGCTCAGCCCGGACCGCGGCCACCCCCTGCGGATCGTGGTCCCCCATCTGTACGCGTGGAAGAGCGTCAAATGGGTACGCGGCATCGAATATCTCCTCGAAGATCGCCGAGGCTTCTGGGAGGAACGCGGCTACCACAACATCGCCGACCCCTGGCGTGAGCAGCGCTACTCCTACCAGGAAGAACCCGGCGACGGGCCACTCTGA
- the glpK gene encoding glycerol kinase GlpK, giving the protein MSVLAIDAGTTGVTALVVTETGQISSKGYEEFAQHFPEPGWVEHNPEDIWQATLSACAAALRGSDDPPSCVGITNQRETAVLWDRRTLAAPRRAIVWQDRRTAGVCERLRSAGHEPRVSELTGLRLDPYFTATKLTWLAEHDPGVWAGVESGNVAVGTVDSYLIARLTAGARHVTDPSNASRTLLYGLQSGGWEPELCALFGVPAQALPEIVPNHGPLGRTDPAAFLGLQLPISGVAGDQQAALFGQTCFDVGDVKCTYGTGSFVLTNTGGEIVRSQSGLLTTVAWQEPSGARTFALEGSIFVTGAAVQWLRDGLGLIGTAPESEAVARTVPDSGGVVFVPALTGLGAPYWDPGARGLISGITRGTTRAHLVRATLEAIAFEVRDVVEVMTGGTVPVLKADGGASANDLLMQFQADQLGAPVERPVIQETTALGAAFLAGLGAGVWGSRAELRKTWQLDRRFEPGERDDTAYERWRAAVRLASAT; this is encoded by the coding sequence GTGAGCGTGTTGGCCATCGACGCCGGGACGACAGGGGTGACTGCGCTCGTTGTCACCGAAACCGGGCAAATATCATCGAAGGGCTACGAGGAATTCGCGCAACATTTCCCCGAACCCGGCTGGGTGGAGCACAATCCCGAGGACATCTGGCAGGCCACGTTGTCGGCGTGCGCGGCCGCGCTGCGCGGGAGCGACGACCCGCCGTCCTGCGTCGGGATCACCAACCAGCGCGAGACCGCGGTGCTGTGGGACCGGCGCACGCTGGCCGCGCCGCGCCGGGCGATCGTCTGGCAGGACCGCCGCACCGCGGGAGTGTGCGAGCGGCTGCGCTCGGCCGGTCACGAGCCGAGAGTGTCCGAGCTGACCGGGCTGCGCCTCGACCCTTACTTCACGGCCACGAAGCTGACCTGGCTGGCCGAGCACGACCCAGGGGTGTGGGCGGGGGTCGAGTCCGGAAATGTGGCGGTCGGGACGGTGGATTCCTACCTGATCGCCAGGCTCACCGCGGGCGCGCGGCACGTGACCGACCCGTCCAACGCCTCCCGGACCCTGCTGTACGGCCTGCAGTCCGGCGGCTGGGAGCCGGAGTTGTGCGCGTTGTTCGGGGTGCCGGCGCAGGCGCTGCCGGAGATCGTGCCCAACCACGGGCCGCTCGGCCGTACGGATCCGGCGGCGTTCCTCGGGCTGCAGCTGCCGATCAGCGGCGTGGCAGGCGACCAGCAGGCGGCGTTGTTCGGGCAGACCTGCTTCGACGTGGGCGACGTGAAGTGCACCTACGGCACGGGCTCGTTCGTGCTGACCAACACCGGCGGCGAGATCGTGCGCTCGCAGTCAGGGCTGCTGACCACGGTGGCCTGGCAGGAGCCGTCCGGGGCGCGCACGTTCGCCCTGGAAGGGTCGATCTTCGTGACCGGCGCGGCCGTGCAGTGGCTGCGCGACGGGCTCGGGCTGATCGGGACGGCGCCGGAGTCGGAAGCCGTGGCGCGGACCGTGCCCGACAGCGGCGGCGTGGTGTTCGTGCCCGCGCTGACCGGGCTCGGGGCGCCGTACTGGGATCCGGGTGCGCGCGGGCTGATCTCCGGCATCACCCGCGGCACGACGCGGGCGCACCTGGTCAGGGCCACGCTGGAGGCGATCGCGTTCGAGGTGCGGGACGTGGTCGAGGTGATGACCGGCGGCACGGTCCCGGTGCTCAAGGCCGACGGCGGCGCCAGCGCGAACGACCTGCTCATGCAGTTCCAGGCCGACCAGCTCGGCGCGCCCGTGGAGCGGCCGGTGATCCAGGAGACGACCGCCCTGGGGGCGGCGTTCCTGGCCGGGCTGGGGGCCGGCGTGTGGGGGTCGCGGGCCGAGCTGCGCAAGACCTGGCAGCTCGACCGCCGCTTCGAACCGGGCGAGCGCGACGACACGGCCTACGAGCGGTGGCGGGCGGCCGTACGGCTCGCGTCGGCCACCTGA
- a CDS encoding MHYT domain-containing protein: protein MLAYIMSSVGSMLGLMLTSRARLIGGREGRLWLVGAAFAIGGTGIWTMHFIAMLGFSVTGSVVRYDVPLTAASAVIAVVVVGMGLFLASYGGERLLFLLGGGILTGSGVAGMHYLGMAAMNMSGHISYDPVVVSLSVLIAIAAATVALWFTLRVSGALKIGAAALVMGVAVAGMHYTGMYSMSVQTHGETVPVPGAKAIDFLLPLIVGISVITVGLLLTVILSPSEKELRGEAEFRDRLRDRDEGAPEVDLFGTPRR, encoded by the coding sequence GTGCTCGCGTACATCATGTCCAGCGTCGGCTCGATGCTGGGCCTCATGCTCACCTCGCGGGCCCGCCTCATCGGCGGGCGCGAGGGCAGGTTATGGCTGGTCGGGGCGGCGTTCGCGATCGGCGGCACGGGCATTTGGACCATGCATTTCATCGCGATGCTCGGTTTCTCGGTGACCGGCTCGGTCGTCCGCTATGATGTGCCGCTCACCGCCGCTTCCGCGGTCATCGCCGTCGTGGTCGTCGGCATGGGGCTGTTTCTCGCCTCATACGGCGGCGAGCGCCTGCTTTTTCTGCTCGGCGGGGGAATCCTGACCGGATCCGGCGTGGCGGGCATGCATTATCTCGGCATGGCCGCCATGAACATGTCAGGCCACATCTCGTACGACCCCGTCGTGGTGTCGTTGTCGGTCCTGATCGCGATCGCGGCGGCGACGGTGGCGCTGTGGTTCACCCTGCGGGTCAGCGGCGCGCTCAAGATCGGCGCGGCGGCGCTGGTCATGGGCGTGGCCGTGGCGGGCATGCACTACACCGGGATGTACTCCATGTCGGTCCAGACGCACGGCGAGACGGTGCCGGTGCCGGGTGCCAAGGCCATCGACTTCCTGCTGCCGCTGATCGTGGGCATCAGTGTGATCACCGTGGGGCTGCTGCTCACCGTGATCCTGTCGCCCTCGGAGAAGGAGTTGCGCGGCGAGGCGGAGTTCAGGGACCGGCTGCGTGACCGCGACGAGGGCGCGCCTGAAGTGGATCTCTTCGGCACGCCCCGCCGGTGA
- a CDS encoding bifunctional helix-turn-helix transcriptional regulator/GNAT family N-acetyltransferase: MIGVLQSGMLDSPYSLTEVRVLFELAHAERMETGELRTLLDLDAGYLSRILTRFENDGLVERERSAADARKQLVGLTPAGAATFAGLDQRSAEEIERLLSGLPEEDQERLVAGMATIRGLLAPEGGRKPCVIRPPRTGDLGWVVYRHGELYSREYGWGTAFEQTVAKIVGELDFSRDAGWIAEVGGERAGCVFYVRQDDTTAKLRMLLVEPSARGMGIGRRLVEECLRHAKAEGCERITLWTRDCLASARHIYQATGFRLEKEEKGVENGIEVTEQWWTRDL, encoded by the coding sequence GTGATCGGCGTTCTGCAGTCGGGGATGCTCGACTCGCCGTACTCGTTGACCGAGGTGAGGGTGCTGTTCGAGCTCGCGCACGCCGAGCGGATGGAGACCGGCGAGCTGCGCACCCTGCTCGACCTGGACGCGGGCTACCTCAGCAGGATCCTGACCCGTTTCGAGAACGACGGGCTGGTCGAGCGCGAGCGCTCCGCCGCGGACGCGCGCAAGCAGCTCGTAGGGCTCACGCCCGCGGGCGCGGCCACCTTCGCCGGGCTCGACCAGCGCTCGGCCGAGGAGATCGAGCGGCTGCTGTCCGGGCTGCCGGAGGAGGACCAGGAGCGGCTGGTCGCCGGCATGGCGACGATCAGGGGCCTGCTGGCCCCGGAGGGCGGGCGGAAGCCGTGCGTGATCAGGCCGCCGCGCACCGGCGACCTCGGCTGGGTCGTCTACCGGCACGGCGAGCTCTACAGCCGCGAGTACGGCTGGGGCACCGCGTTCGAGCAGACCGTCGCGAAGATCGTCGGCGAGCTCGACTTCTCCAGGGACGCCGGGTGGATCGCCGAAGTGGGCGGGGAGCGCGCCGGGTGCGTGTTCTACGTGCGCCAGGACGACACGACGGCCAAGCTGCGGATGTTGCTGGTCGAGCCCTCCGCGCGCGGGATGGGCATCGGCCGGCGGCTGGTGGAGGAGTGCCTGCGGCATGCCAAGGCGGAGGGCTGCGAGCGCATCACGCTGTGGACCCGCGACTGCCTGGCGAGCGCGCGGCACATCTACCAGGCGACCGGATTCCGGCTGGAGAAGGAGGAGAAGGGGGTGGAGAACGGGATCGAGGTCACCGAGCAGTGGTGGACACGCGACCTCTGA
- a CDS encoding 6-phosphofructokinase: MRIGVLTGGGDCPGLNAVIRAVVRKGVSVYGHEFVGFRDGWRGPLEGDTMPLDIQAVRGILPRGGTILGSSRTNPIKIEGGVDRIKENLAATGVDALIAIGGEDTLGVAKQLYDRGVHVVGVPKTIDNDLSGTDYTFGFDTAVNIATEAIDRLHTTAESHHRALICEVMGRHAGWIALHAGMAGGANVILIPEKPFDIDRVCEYVESRFRTRYSPIIVVAEGAHPIEGQMALQAGELDAFGHVRLGGIGELLAKEIEKRTGKEARTTVLGHIQRGGTPTAYDRVLATRFGLQAIDAAHEGDYGKMVALRGTDIVRVGLDEATAELKTVPVERYSEAEVFFG; encoded by the coding sequence ATGCGTATTGGAGTGCTCACAGGGGGCGGCGACTGCCCCGGGCTCAACGCCGTGATCAGGGCAGTGGTCCGAAAGGGGGTGAGCGTCTATGGCCACGAGTTCGTCGGCTTCCGCGACGGCTGGCGTGGCCCTCTGGAAGGCGACACGATGCCGCTGGACATCCAGGCCGTGCGGGGCATCCTGCCCCGCGGCGGGACCATCCTGGGCTCCTCCCGGACGAATCCCATCAAGATCGAGGGCGGGGTCGACCGGATCAAGGAAAACCTTGCCGCCACCGGCGTGGACGCGCTGATCGCCATCGGCGGTGAAGACACCCTCGGCGTCGCCAAGCAGCTCTACGACCGCGGCGTCCATGTCGTGGGCGTGCCCAAGACCATCGACAACGACCTGTCGGGCACCGACTACACCTTCGGCTTCGACACCGCGGTCAACATCGCGACCGAGGCCATCGACCGCCTCCACACCACCGCGGAGTCCCACCACCGCGCGCTCATCTGCGAGGTCATGGGCCGGCACGCCGGCTGGATCGCGCTGCACGCGGGCATGGCGGGCGGCGCCAATGTCATCCTCATCCCGGAGAAACCGTTCGACATCGACCGGGTCTGCGAATACGTCGAGTCCCGCTTCCGCACCCGCTACTCGCCGATCATCGTGGTCGCGGAGGGCGCGCACCCGATCGAGGGCCAGATGGCGCTGCAGGCGGGTGAGCTCGACGCCTTCGGCCACGTCCGGCTGGGCGGCATCGGCGAGCTGCTGGCCAAGGAGATCGAGAAGCGCACCGGCAAGGAGGCCCGCACCACGGTGCTCGGCCACATCCAGCGCGGCGGCACCCCGACGGCCTACGACCGGGTGCTGGCCACCAGGTTCGGGCTGCAGGCCATCGACGCGGCCCACGAGGGCGACTACGGCAAGATGGTCGCCCTGCGCGGCACCGACATCGTCCGGGTCGGCCTCGACGAGGCCACGGCCGAGCTGAAGACCGTGCCGGTGGAGCGCTACTCCGAGGCCGAGGTGTTCTTCGGCTAG
- the aroF gene encoding 3-deoxy-7-phosphoheptulonate synthase codes for MVIVMGPEATPADLASIVEVVQAAGVEAFVSKGVRRTIVGLVGDVTQLDEASLRGMGGVRDVMRVSTPYKLVSRENHPERSTIHVGGVPIGPDTVTLIAGPCAVETHQQTLDAARMAQAAGATLLRGGAYKPRTSPYAFQGLGEKGLRILADVREETGLPIVTEVVDAHDVELVASYADMLQVGTRNMQNFALLQAVGAAGKPVMLKRGMSSTIEEWLMAAEYVAQRGNLDIVLCERGIRTFEKATRNTLDVSAVPVAQRLSHLPVIIDPSHSGGRRDLVLPLTRAAIAVGADGVIIDVHPQPEQALCDGPQALIDSDLGELAQVMTDFPALLGKSAATVVTV; via the coding sequence ATGGTGATCGTGATGGGGCCCGAGGCCACGCCGGCGGATCTGGCGTCCATTGTGGAGGTCGTCCAGGCGGCCGGGGTTGAGGCGTTCGTCAGCAAGGGCGTGCGGCGCACGATCGTCGGCCTGGTCGGCGACGTGACACAGCTCGACGAGGCGAGCCTGCGCGGCATGGGGGGCGTGCGCGACGTCATGCGCGTGTCCACGCCGTACAAGCTGGTCAGCAGGGAGAATCATCCGGAACGCTCCACGATCCATGTGGGCGGCGTGCCGATCGGTCCCGACACTGTGACGTTGATCGCGGGGCCGTGCGCCGTGGAGACGCACCAGCAGACCCTGGACGCCGCCAGGATGGCGCAGGCGGCGGGGGCGACGCTGCTGCGCGGCGGGGCGTACAAGCCGCGCACCTCGCCGTACGCCTTCCAGGGGCTGGGTGAGAAGGGCCTGCGCATCCTGGCGGACGTGCGTGAGGAGACCGGGCTGCCGATCGTGACCGAGGTGGTGGACGCCCACGACGTGGAGCTGGTGGCCTCGTACGCGGACATGCTGCAGGTCGGCACCCGCAACATGCAGAACTTCGCGCTGCTGCAGGCGGTCGGCGCGGCCGGGAAGCCGGTGATGCTCAAGCGCGGCATGAGCTCCACGATCGAGGAGTGGCTCATGGCCGCCGAGTACGTCGCCCAGCGCGGCAACCTCGACATCGTGCTGTGCGAGCGGGGCATCAGGACGTTCGAGAAGGCGACCCGCAACACGCTCGACGTGTCGGCCGTGCCGGTGGCGCAGCGTCTGTCCCACCTGCCGGTGATCATCGATCCGTCGCACTCGGGCGGGCGGCGCGACCTGGTGCTGCCGCTGACCCGGGCGGCCATCGCGGTCGGCGCGGACGGTGTGATCATCGACGTGCACCCGCAGCCCGAGCAGGCGCTCTGCGACGGCCCGCAGGCCCTGATCGACTCCGACCTGGGCGAGCTGGCGCAGGTCATGACCGACTTCCCGGCGCTGCTCGGCAAGTCGGCCGCGACCGTGGTCACCGTCTGA